AGTAAATTTGCTTTTCTCCCGCAGTTCGTAACGGCCCTAAGAAGGCATAACATTAAGGAAAATCAAATTTATAATGCTGCTGCTTTACTTTTATTCGAATATAACTACCTATAAGCATTGGAAACCGTAAGAGCTGAAATATTGTATTAAATGGGTATCAGCGCTTATTTAAAATAATCCTTTGTCACAGCTTTAAAATTTCATCATAAGACATTTCCAAAACATCTTTGATGGCGTTTAATTCTTCAAGGGATATATGGCGTATGCCTGCTTCTATTTTAGCAAGGGTTCCCCTTGAAATATCGCAGCCGATAACTTGTAGCTGGGCAGAAAGCTGTTCTTGCGTAAGGCCTTTTTCTTTACGGCCCTTCTGTATATTGTCACCTATGGTTTTATGAGCCTTGATATTCTGATTCATAATTCAATGTCTCCCCAGCTCTGAATATGGAGCAATTTTTATTGATTATATAAAATGATTAAGTTATAATTGCTCCAATGCAAGAGCAAAGGAGTGCTAGTATTTATGCCAGATTACGAGAAGATGTATTTTGAACTTTTTAACGCGGTAACATCAGCTATTGCTACATTGGAAGACGCCCAGAAAATGTGTGAAGAAATTTACATAGAGACCGGCGACCATGGTAAAATTATACTTCTGGAATCCCAAAATAAGGAGCACAATGAACCCAATAAGGATTCTTGATATTTTAAATAAAATAATGCTGATAAGAATATAGCGAAACAGCCTTAAGGCAGGAACAAAAATCTATTTACTGCGGCTTCATCGTTGCCAAACAAAAACAAGTTTGATAACCATAAGAAAACGGAGTTCCGCAGGAAACAGTATATTTTTGAATCCTTGTGAATATACGGTTTTGTTATACTCGAATCAAAGTAAGGAAGTAGCGCTGTAAATTTACTTTTCCTTGAGGTTATGCCTTTTTAGGGCCCGTTACTTACTGTGGAAGAAAAGCAAGTTTACTATACTGTTTAACGCTAAAAGCCCCACTTTGTGGGGCTTTTAATAAAATCTTCGGGCAAAGCCCATATAACTTAGGAGGTTTTAGGAATTTTTATACGGACACTCATTTAAGCCTTACGGCTTTTTCCTGCTTGCCGGTATCGACATTTAAAAATACACTGTAATAATTGGAGTCGAAAAGCACCTTAAATTCATGGCAGAGTATTTCTGCTCCATTAACAGAAATGAGAGAAAGCCTGTAATCCTTCTTTTCAAGCTGGCTGCTTAAAAGCTCTGACGCCTGCTCCTTTGAAAGCTTAGGCGTATTTAAAGTTCTTTCTTTGTGGCTGTAAATATAATTTCTTCCTTCAAAGCCCAGGATTTCACCGTTTACAAGGCTTATTTTTACCTTTACGCTATCGGGATAGCAGTATATTTCGCTTACATAAGGTATAAAGGTAATGATTGCGTAGCTTCCCAAGTTTTCCGCCTCTATGGCTGTCATACTGGTATATTGGCTGTTGTTGAGGAACTTCTGGGCAAGCTCCTTTGCTCTTTCAAGGGAAATATAATTATTCCCCGATATAATCTCTCTATAATTCAGCATCCATACGGGATAGCCGCCCATTTGGGTTATATCCATTGAAATGGAAGGCCTTGAAGCCCCTTTTAATGTTACGTCATAGCTGTATACGGGAAGAGACTTTTCCGCCGTAGGCTCTGTCTTTGAGATAAATTCTATATTGCCTATTTCCATTCCCCTAAGGAACTTTTCAACAGCCTGCTTTCCCTGTTCGGGAAGGATTTCAGCCGCATCTTCAAGGAATTTAGGCTTCGATAAATCTATTGTACTGTTTTTCAAATAGCTTGGCTCATAAAGAGTATCGGAAATATTTGAAAGGGCACCCGATGCTATTGATGAAAGCCTGCTGCCCGGGGTATCCTTTTCAAAGAGAAAGGTGTGTTCAATATTTCTCTTTAATACATTAATATCCGCAAGCGTATAATTAAGCCTGCCGGATAAATCGGCACCCTTTGTTCTAAGGTCATCAACCTTTTTCCATTCTTCGGCTGTAAGCTCTTTTCCTGCCGCCGTCTTTTCCATGAGGCTGTAGGAGGTATTTACCGTATCGGATAAAAAGCTTAATGACCCTTCTATTTCAAGATTATTATAATTAAATAAGGAAAGCCCGTCTCTTGCTTCTGTTCCTTCCTTCCATACCTTGGCAAAGATAAGTGCAAGCTCCTCCGGCTTTTTCGTAAGCCTTGCGGTATCGAGCAAAGTCTCTATATCCGATATTGAAGAAGCCGCTTTATTGAGGTTTCCCATATATCCTGAGGTTAAAAGGGCCTTGTTTGATTTGTTTTCTTTATACTGGTTGTAGCCGAACATGAAGCTTAAAAGCAATATGGCAAGTATAATCAGCATGCCGTAGCCTGTTCTAAGGTCCTTTATATCTGCCGCCTTGGCCCTTGCCTTTATTCTTTCCTGCCGCTCTTTTAATTTTTCATCCATATGATCACTCCTGCCTGATTCCAAAGGATACGCCTCCTATTAGCTTAATAACCGGCATAGTCGAAATCCTGCTGTTTTTTTCCTGTCCGTCTCTCCAGAAATATAATGCGCCGTTGGAGGGGTCAAAACCGTTTACTGCGTCTCTCGCCGCTTCTATGGATTTTTCTGACGGGGTTTTAAGGCCCTCAAATTCCTGAGGCTGATATATGACTGATGAGATTGTATCAGGAAAGCTTCCGTTATTGGTTCTATTGATTATTACAGCCCCTATGGCTACCTTTCCGTGATAAGGCAAGTCTTCTCCGTAGGCCTCTATTAAAGATGCAAGAAGCCATATCTCATTCTCCGAAGAAATATAATCATCATCTGCGCCCGATGCGTTTATGCCTATGGATTTTAAAAAGCTTTCATCGGCTATACCCGTAGGCTCCATGTTATTGCTTCTTTGGTATTCCTTAACAGAATTAAATGTTTCATAATCATAAACACCGCTGATATTGCCCGTATAGTAATTCCAGAGCTTGAGCCTTTGCTGTATCTGTTTTACAGTACCTCCGCCGCTTCCCCAGGTATAAACTGTCGTATCGCCTTTTGCTTCCGAAACCAAGCTGGAAGCCAAAAACACGAAACAGAGAAGCAGTGTAATTATTAAAGATCGCCTTCGTTTTTCCATATTAACACTTCCTCGTTCTTAATAAGCTCTAAGTTTTTATCCTCTTTCATTTCCTGCCAAAGCTCTATGATTTTAAACTTTATTTTAACATCGGTGCTTCTTTCTCCCTCGGTGCTTATAAGCTCATATTCTGCGGCGGAAAGGTTTTCTTTCAGTATTTCCTTCATTTCCTCAGGTGCTTCTTCCTTTGCTACATCTATAAAACATAAAGGCGGAAACATAACGCACCACCAGTTGGCGCCTTCCGCTTCTCCTATTTCAATTCTCATGGCATCATAGAAGCCTGCGGGAAGCATAATGTCGCCATAGGTTTTCGTAGGGAACTTATCTTTTGACAGTCCTGCTTTTACGCTGTAGCTGTATCCCGATTCCTCTATAACCTTCTTTGCAGTTTCTTCTATCAGCGGTATATTTTCCGTAAGAAACTCTTTGCTTTCTTCAAGGCTTTCAGATGCACTAAGGCCTTGGGAAAGTGTCTTTAAAACCTCGTCTTTTATTTTTATTTTAAGATTTTGGTCGTCTGCACTGTCGCTGTTTGCGATTACGTGAAAGCGTATCAGCTCTTTTGCAATATCGGCCTGGGTTCTTTCCGCATAGCTTTTCGTATATAAAGCGACGCCGAAGGTTATGGCAAAGCCTGTGATAACCGATATTTTGATTATGTTTTTATCCTTTACGTACCAGTTTTTTATTTTATCTTTCATCATATTTATAATCTCCATTAAAAAATCCCCCTTCTGTATTTAAAGCAAAACAAGATTAAGGTATTAATAATTTGTTTTACTATAAGCCTGATTTCACAATGAAATCCTCATATGCTTATTATTTCCAGAAGGAGGAGGTCTTATACAATTATAAATATACTTAAAAACCGTAATTCTTAATTTTTTTCGCGCTTTAGTCTGCAAAACAGACAATACAGCTTAAAAATTAGGATTGCAGAAAAGCTTATGAAAGTTAAAACCGTCTTTTTGTTTTAAATTTTCATAAGTATAACTTAGATTATGCTTATTTTATACGAAGCAAAGATGAAAAATAATATAAGCACATACTTGCAAATTGTTTTTAAATGGGCATTACAGTTAATAAACAAGTTTTCATGTTTGTTAGGCAGTCTAAGAATAATAAATAAACTAAAGTTTATTTATTATTTTACAGCAGAAATACATTTTTCAGCCTTAAAGCTGAAAAAGTATTATTTGCAAGAAAATGTGAATTCGAATGGAACCGGAAAGAAGTCCGGTCACGCGCAGCGTGATTTTTGCGAAGCAAAAATTCTGAGAAGAAAAACGCAGAAATAGCAGAGCCATTTAGAGTATTTTCGATGATGAAGTCACGTCTTTATGGCAAAACAGACTTTTGTTTGGACTTCACGCCCTATCTATAAACTGTAATTTATATCTTATTTCGCTGTACCGGATTCTTTTAAATTCAAATCCACATTAATATGAGCTTCCATATGCTCGAAGGTCTTTTCCCAGTCGTCGCTGTATTTTAAATAAAGGTCATAATCCTTTTTCTTTAACTTATCGGTAAATTCTAAAACATCAGCCTTATATTCCTTATTCAGCTTTATAATAAAATCTTCTATATCCTTTTTTATTTTTTCCTCTGTTTTTCTTTCTATTTCTTCGCGGACTTCATTGTCCTTCATGTCTATACCTATAAACTTATACTCTCCCGTATTGGCGTTTACGGAAATATCGACGGTGCAGATAAGATTGCCTTCGTCTTTGAAGCTTATTTTTGACTTTGTTTTTTCTGTTTCTATGGGAACAAATATGCCCTCGTATTCCGTCTCTATAACCGCTCCTGCTCCCATGGCTTTCACAAAGAGGTATGCTTCAAGCTCTTTGTCGCTAAGCCATGCAATAAGCTCTTTATCCTTCATTACGGCGGCTCCGCCCGTTTTAAGGCTGTCTGAGGTCACCTCTATTTCAGGAATAATAAAGGCATTATTGTTTTCCATATCCATTACAAGGCTTGAAAGGCTTTGCCTGTAGGCTATGCTTTCATTGTTCTTTTTATAAAAATCTGACATAAAAAATCCTGCCATAGTTTCTTCCGTCACCTCCGCCGTTAATATTTCTGAACCCTTGCCTCTTGAAGAAAGGATTATGACCTTCTGGGATATCTCCCTGTTTTGTTCCAGGCTATCCATAGCCTCAGAAAACAAATCCTTGTCTTTAAGAAGCGCTTCTCCCATTATTATGATCTTCGTATGGCCATAATATGCTTCTTTGGAGGAATAGGCATTCACCATTTCCATTGCCCGCCCAGTCGTTGATGCCGATACGCTTTTGATTATTTTCTCGCCCTTTGAAGATGCTCCGTTTATCATTATCTCATCGGAAGGCATCTCCATCGTAAGAGTGAAGCGGGGTTTGCCCGTTGATTTTTCTTCGTCTTTTTCGTCTTCTTCGTTATGGTCCTTTTCTTCTTCGTCTTCGTCTTCTTTTTCTTCTTCGTCTTTTTCTTTTTCCGGCTTATTTTCTCTGTCTTCAAGATTCGATTCTTCTTTTTCCTGTGAAGCATCGGATTGTGAATCAGAATCCTTTATTTCTTTTTGTTCTTTTTCATATTTATCTACGGCGATGGAAATTACAAAACCGGTATTGGCTAGCTCTACGTTATCCCAGCAGCCGGTTAAGAGGATTATGGACAATAAAAAAGGAATTATTCTAGCTTTTTTCATAGGCTCCTCCTACCTTTCTTATTTTTGCAAGAACCAGAAGGGCGGCAGGTATTATAACGGCATAGATGATTCCGGAGCTTAAATATAAAAAACTCATCTTTTCATAGACTTCAACCGTATTATGCATAAAAGTAGTAAGCAAAAGAGCGATGATGATATAGGCTATGACGTAATAAGTATGCTTCCCCTTTTTAAATACAGATTTTGAGATAACTGCCCCATAGAAAAGCCCTGCATTTACGATGGCAAACATAGATACAATCCAAAAGCTCATAATAAGCGCCTCCTGCCTTTCTATGAAGGAGCCGGGCAAATCCACCGTATCCATCATTTCAAGAACGGGCCATGGCTGGTTTGCTATATTGCTTACGCCGAAGCGGCATATGGCGATTACGGTGATAGCAGTAAACACGATTCCCGTTATCAAAATCATTTGCAGAGAAGCGCTTCTTACCTTTGCCGGCTTATTGATATAAGGGTTTACAAGGAGAAGGCCCTCGATTCCCATAAATGCCGAAAAGCAGTTGAGGCCCCCTCTTAATACCGCCTCCGGAGAGCTTTTGAAAGCAGGAAGAATATTCGTAAAATCCACATCAAGAGATGCCAGCGAAAAAACAAGAATAAGAGGAATGAAAATGATAAAAATAAGAATTTCTGCTATCCTTGCTCTGGTTTCAAAGCCCTTGGCGGAAGTGTATCCGCTTACTAAAAGAAGCATGAGGATTATTATAAAAAACGGCGTTTCTTTAAGCATAATAAGCTTTACGATTTCACCGAAAAAGCTAAGCTCAAAGGAAATCAGCATAACGATTTTAAAAAGCAGGAGAACATTCAGCAAACAGCTTACAGGCTTTGAAGCTATAATTGCCGTATATTCAAAGAAGCTTTTACTGGGGAAAAGCCTTCCAAGGCTTGTTATAAGCCATACGCTTAAAAGGGCAATTCCCGAGGCGATGATGACACTGATCCAACCGTCGGTACCTGCATAATAGGCAGCGTGGCGGGGAAGAACGATTACCCCCGTTCCGAAAGAATTGAGCAGTATTAATATTTGAAGCTGGCGTATGGAAATTTTATCATTTATGGAAAACATAATTACTCCTTTTTATGGATATTTCCTACATTCGGCATATTTATTCTTACGGAATTATCAGGCCTTGCAAAAAACGGCCTTTTTTTCATCATGAAAAGGGGAAGCCTTAAAAATGTATCCTTTATATCGGAATATTGATTGACACTGCCTGAAACATAAGGGAAAAGATAAGGTATGCCAAAGCTTTTCAATGAAGTAAGATGAATAAGTACAAATATAAGACCTATCCAGAATCCAAAAAGCCCGAAGATTGCTGAAAAAATCATAAGCACATATTTAATCAGGCGAAAGCCGTTTACCAAAGAAACATGGGGGATTGCAAAGCTCGCTATTCCCGTAAGAGCTACGATTATAACCACAATGGGGCTTACGAGACCGGCTTCTACAGCGGCCTGACCGATGATGATACCGCCTACAATGCCTATGGTTCCGCCGGCAGGGCCCGGAAGCCTTATGCCCGCCTCTCTCAGAAGCTCAAAGGCAAGGTCCATAATCAAAACTTCAACAACCGTCGGAAAAGGGACCCCCGCTCTTGCCCCGGCCATTTTAAGCATTAAAAACATGGGAAGCATCGAAGGGTGATAAGATGCCACGGCTATATAAAAAGCCGGAAGACATACAGTTATAACTCCCGACGCGTATCTTATGAGCCTTGCAAAGCTCATAATGCCAAATCTCTGATAATAATCCTCAGCCGACTGGAAAAACGTATTCATTGTAGCCGGAATAATCAAAACAAAAGGAGAGTTATCCGCAATGATTACGATTCTTCCTTCAAGAATTGCAGCGGAAGCTTTATCCGGCCTTTCTGTAATCTGGCACTGGGGAAAGGGAGACATCCAATTGTCTTCAATCAGCTGTTCTATATATCCAATATCCAGTATTCCGTCAATATCTATATTATTCAGCCTTTTAAGGGCATCATTTAGAACATCCGGCCTTACTAAATCCTTAATATACATCAGGGCAATATCCGTCTGGGTTCTCCTGCCTGCCTTTATCTGCTTTACCTTTAAGTTAACATCTCTGATTCTTCTTCTGATAAGACATGTATTCGTCCTGATAACCTCTGAAAAGGAGTCTTTGGAGCCTTGAACAACAACCTCCGTCGCCGCTTCTGCAACTCCTCTGCTGTCAAAGCCTTTAGAATTTATTATGAGGGCTTTTTTGCTTTTGTCTATTAAAAGGGCCGCATCTCCCGAAAGGATTGCCGTATTAAGTTCTTCCATGGTTTCTACTTCAGTGATGTCGGCAATCACCACGTCTCCGTCCTTTAAAGCGCCGTAAAGGTCGTTTATAACCTCCGCCGTATCCGGCTTCACCTGACGGACTCTGAACATAAAGGACTCCATTATCCCTTTATCTATTAATGTTCTGTCACACATATTGTCAATATATATGATAAAGGCGTTAAGGGATTTATTTGCCCCTATGGGAAATTTTCTCTTAACGATATCGCCGCAGTCTTCATAAAGCTCTTCGAAATACTTTATGTTTTCGTCCAATATTTCGTTTATGTCCATAAATGCCTCCTTTTGCAAACTGCTGTAATGCATTGCTGAAAAATTGCTTACTTATATGTTTTTCCTAAAAAATGTAAAATATTCATTTGTTTCATTTTTTTACGGGAAAAGTATAGAACCTTCCCTTATAAAAACAAAATTTTAATGGATTGTTAAACAAAATTAAAACAGCCCCAAGGGCCTGCTTTACATAGTTCAAATTCTGTTTATTCCGAAACTCCGTATTTTTATCAATATAAAAAGGCACAAATCTAGAAAACAGGTCAGCTTCATTTAAAAATGTCCTGCAAGCTTAGGGATCGGGGAACAGAGTTTATGTATAGTAAATTTAAAGTTAAACAGTAGCAAAGCCGTATATTCACGAAGGCTCAAAAATGTACTGTTTCCGAAGGAAATCCGTGTTTTTGAGCCTTAAGGGAATAGGCTTCTGCTACTTCTTCATGATAAATTTACTATAAATAAAGCTATATTTTATTTTTAGTAAATAGGCTTTTGTTACTTCTTTAGAAGCAATTTACTATGCCTTGTTCTCTAAACCGGTGCCTTTTAAGCCTTAAAAAAAGGATAAACCTAAGGCAATGCCTTTAGTTTATCCTTTTTTAAGTTTTATTCTTTTTTATAAAGTCCTGCTCTGTTATTGACTACAAATATTCTAAGCATATCTTCCGATAAATTGAGTTTTCCTTCTTCATCGCCTTTAAGATAACCCATGCTTACAAGATTCTTTATTGTCTCCTTGCCGTATTCCGGTATATCATCAATGTAGTCGTATCGATTCACAATAAGCTCGCCTTCTTTCTTAAGCTCTTTAAGCTCTTCATTTACATCTTTAAGGAAAATATCCCACCCCTTCCAATTGTCATAGCTTAATATCCTCGGGCAGATTTTTCCGCTCCAGTCATAATGCCTTCGAAGCCTGTCTATTCCCCAGTCCCTTTCATATAAAAGCATTGCAGTGAGCTTTGCAGCATTGGCTAAAGTCTCTTCCCTGTCTCCGCTTTCAATTATTTCTATGGATATGCTTTCACGATTTCCCACCCGGTCGCCTGCATGATAGGCCATTTCATCAAGAGGGATTGCCTCTATGGCCTCTGTATCGTCTACTGCGATATGCCAGCTTGCGCTTCTGTCGTTTACGGGATTCGTAAGCCAATCTCTTTCATTTTGGGCGGTGCTTTTTTCATTGCCTGTGGAATGAATGGTTATATAGCTGGGGTTTATTTTTATTCCAGGCCTCTTGCTTGATGAAATTGGAATGTGGTCAACTCTATATTTCATAAGCTGTTTTCTCCTTCCGGTTATGCTTTGTAAATTAAGATTTATAGTAAATTTCATATAAAGAAGCGGCAAAAGCCTATTCCCATCAGGCCCAAAAACACGGATTTCCTTCGGAAACAGTACATTTTTGAACCTGTGTAAATATACGGCTTTGCTACTGTTTAACTTTAAATTTACTATACACACTCATTAAAATACTTTCAGGTTAGGCAGTGTCTGAAAACAGTCAAACCGACAAGAATGATAAATAAACTAAAGTTTATTTATCATTCTACAGCAGAAATACATCTTTCAGCTTGTAAGCTGAAAAAGTATTGTTTCCAAGAAAATGTGAATTCGAATGGAACCGGAAAGAAGTCCGGTCACGCGCAGCGTGATTTTTGCGAAGCAAAAATTCTGAGAAGAAAAACGCAGAAACAGCAGTGCTATTTCGAGTATTTTCGATGAAGAAGTCACGTTTTTATGGCAGAATAGACTAGGTTTTGGACTTTTCAGACACGCCCTAGCTTAAAATGTAATTTGCCTTCTCTGTTGTCTCTTATGGCAAAACAAAAAAATGCTGCAAAAAGCGTAAATCCGGAATAGTTCAAAAATACACTGCTTCCGAAGAAAACACTTGTTTTCAAATTATGGTAAATAGGCTTTTGCAGCTGCTTTGCTTTTGTTTTACTGTACTTTTAGTTTATGTTACAGTAATTTTTTAGGAACAAGGCTTTATGAGAAATAATGTCTATTTTCTGCCGTCTTTAAGCTGCATAAGCTTTTCTTTTAAAAATTCCGGCATGGGAAAACCGCAGGAACCGTAATTTTCGAGGATACTTAAGCCCTCGTTTGCAATAAAGAAAAAAATAAGGGTCTCCCTTAAAATTCCTCCTGCGCCCACCACATTATCAAGCCAAGTACCAAAAGCCACAAGGGCAAAATACATCAGCTTTTTTATGATTCCTTTAAATCCTATCTTTGAATTAAGCTCCTTATGGTATCCCGCTCTTAAAAGGCCCGTTATATAATCTATAACCATCGCCATTACAAGAGATTTAAGTGCCATGTCAAACCCTCCCAGATAATAAGAGAAAAAAGCCATAATCCAACCGACAATGATTTTAAATTCCATTTCTTTCATGATTTCCCTCCTTTTGTCTGCCTTTACCCTTAAGATAAATATAAACCTTCGGAAGTATCAAAAAGTATCGTTATATTAGCTCATGTTTTGCAATATAAATATATTAAGTTCTATAATACAAGTACGGAGGTTGTTTTATATGTTTAAGCTGCGGCTTGAAAAACCACCCTTTGTTAAGCCGGCATTCAGAAAACCAAGACTTAAAAAGCTTAACTTTAACAAAAGAAAAGCATTGAAATATACCCTTTCTGCTCTTATACTCATTGGTGCGACGCTCTCTTTTAAAACGGCGCTGGAAAGAATTTACGATGCTGAAGAAGTTTTTCTCACTGCAAATGCGGAAGAAAAAAAACTCCCCATATACAGCGTAGATACAGAAGGCAAAAAAGTAGCCTTAACCTTTAACGCAGCATGGGGCTCCGATGATGTTGATGAGATTTTAACGATACTGGAAGAAAACGATGTGAAGTCCACCTTTTTCTTTTGCGGCTACTGGGTAGACAGATACCCGGACGAGGTTCGGAAAATATACACAAAGGGCCATGATATTGCAAACCACTCGGACACCCATCCCCATCCAAATCTTCTTAGCCTTGAAAAGAACAAAGAAGAAATCATGAATGTCCATGAAAAGGTAAAAGAGCTTTTAGGCTACGAAATGAAATTTTACAGACCGCCTTTCGGAGAATATAACAACACTGTGATACAGGCGGCAGAAGAAAGCGGATATTATCCAGTGCAATGGGACGTAGATAGTCTCGACTGGAAAAAGCTGGGGGTTGAGCATGAAATAAATCAGGTCCTTAACAATAAAAATCTAAAAGACGGCTCTATTATTCTTTTCCATAACGACGCGGAGCATACGCCGGCGGCCCTCGGCCCAATTATTAAAGGCCTTAAAGAGCAGGGCTATGAAATCGTTCCTCTTTCGGAGCTGATACACGAGGAAGATTATCATATTAATAATGAAGGAAGGCAGATATTAAACTCAAAGAAAGAAGAGACGGGATTATTTAATTAATTCTAAGAGGCGGCTGCAAAATTAACACTGAGATTCAAGATAGCTGACAGCTTAGGGAATGCGCAGCGTTTTAAATTATAGTAAATTTAAAGTTAAACAGTAGCAAAGCTTTAAATTATTTACTCCATTGAGGAAAACAGCGTATTTCGTAGCTTTAGCTAAAAAAAGCGATGGAATAGCTATTTATTCCTATAGGATTTTATTTAAAGCGCTTTTGAGCTTTAAACGAAAAGGGGTTGTTGCAAAGTTTATTTTGCGACAACCCCTTACTATTACGCTAAAAACTTACTCATTTCCCCTGTAAAAGTAAGATAAAGCTTATGCATTGCCCTTGTACAGGCAATATATAAAAAGCTTTGATCGATTTGGGTATTGAAGTTTTCTTCCGAAACCCCTGAAATTATGATTTCATCA
This is a stretch of genomic DNA from Anaeropeptidivorans aminofermentans. It encodes these proteins:
- a CDS encoding peptidoglycan recognition protein family protein gives rise to the protein MKYRVDHIPISSSKRPGIKINPSYITIHSTGNEKSTAQNERDWLTNPVNDRSASWHIAVDDTEAIEAIPLDEMAYHAGDRVGNRESISIEIIESGDREETLANAAKLTAMLLYERDWGIDRLRRHYDWSGKICPRILSYDNWKGWDIFLKDVNEELKELKKEGELIVNRYDYIDDIPEYGKETIKNLVSMGYLKGDEEGKLNLSEDMLRIFVVNNRAGLYKKE
- a CDS encoding Ger(x)C family spore germination protein codes for the protein MKKARIIPFLLSIILLTGCWDNVELANTGFVISIAVDKYEKEQKEIKDSDSQSDASQEKEESNLEDRENKPEKEKDEEEKEDEDEEEKDHNEEDEKDEEKSTGKPRFTLTMEMPSDEIMINGASSKGEKIIKSVSASTTGRAMEMVNAYSSKEAYYGHTKIIIMGEALLKDKDLFSEAMDSLEQNREISQKVIILSSRGKGSEILTAEVTEETMAGFFMSDFYKKNNESIAYRQSLSSLVMDMENNNAFIIPEIEVTSDSLKTGGAAVMKDKELIAWLSDKELEAYLFVKAMGAGAVIETEYEGIFVPIETEKTKSKISFKDEGNLICTVDISVNANTGEYKFIGIDMKDNEVREEIERKTEEKIKKDIEDFIIKLNKEYKADVLEFTDKLKKKDYDLYLKYSDDWEKTFEHMEAHINVDLNLKESGTAK
- a CDS encoding helix-turn-helix domain-containing protein gives rise to the protein MNQNIKAHKTIGDNIQKGRKEKGLTQEQLSAQLQVIGCDISRGTLAKIEAGIRHISLEELNAIKDVLEMSYDEILKL
- a CDS encoding cell wall hydrolase, with the protein product MEKRRRSLIITLLLCFVFLASSLVSEAKGDTTVYTWGSGGGTVKQIQQRLKLWNYYTGNISGVYDYETFNSVKEYQRSNNMEPTGIADESFLKSIGINASGADDDYISSENEIWLLASLIEAYGEDLPYHGKVAIGAVIINRTNNGSFPDTISSVIYQPQEFEGLKTPSEKSIEAARDAVNGFDPSNGALYFWRDGQEKNSRISTMPVIKLIGGVSFGIRQE
- a CDS encoding PepSY1/2 domain-containing protein, encoding MDEKLKERQERIKARAKAADIKDLRTGYGMLIILAILLLSFMFGYNQYKENKSNKALLTSGYMGNLNKAASSISDIETLLDTARLTKKPEELALIFAKVWKEGTEARDGLSLFNYNNLEIEGSLSFLSDTVNTSYSLMEKTAAGKELTAEEWKKVDDLRTKGADLSGRLNYTLADINVLKRNIEHTFLFEKDTPGSRLSSIASGALSNISDTLYEPSYLKNSTIDLSKPKFLEDAAEILPEQGKQAVEKFLRGMEIGNIEFISKTEPTAEKSLPVYSYDVTLKGASRPSISMDITQMGGYPVWMLNYREIISGNNYISLERAKELAQKFLNNSQYTSMTAIEAENLGSYAIITFIPYVSEIYCYPDSVKVKISLVNGEILGFEGRNYIYSHKERTLNTPKLSKEQASELLSSQLEKKDYRLSLISVNGAEILCHEFKVLFDSNYYSVFLNVDTGKQEKAVRLK
- the spoIIR gene encoding stage II sporulation protein R → MEIINMMKDKIKNWYVKDKNIIKISVITGFAITFGVALYTKSYAERTQADIAKELIRFHVIANSDSADDQNLKIKIKDEVLKTLSQGLSASESLEESKEFLTENIPLIEETAKKVIEESGYSYSVKAGLSKDKFPTKTYGDIMLPAGFYDAMRIEIGEAEGANWWCVMFPPLCFIDVAKEEAPEEMKEILKENLSAAEYELISTEGERSTDVKIKFKIIELWQEMKEDKNLELIKNEEVLIWKNEGDL
- a CDS encoding phage holin family protein, with translation MKEMEFKIIVGWIMAFFSYYLGGFDMALKSLVMAMVIDYITGLLRAGYHKELNSKIGFKGIIKKLMYFALVAFGTWLDNVVGAGGILRETLIFFFIANEGLSILENYGSCGFPMPEFLKEKLMQLKDGRK
- a CDS encoding spore germination protein, whose translation is MDINEILDENIKYFEELYEDCGDIVKRKFPIGANKSLNAFIIYIDNMCDRTLIDKGIMESFMFRVRQVKPDTAEVINDLYGALKDGDVVIADITEVETMEELNTAILSGDAALLIDKSKKALIINSKGFDSRGVAEAATEVVVQGSKDSFSEVIRTNTCLIRRRIRDVNLKVKQIKAGRRTQTDIALMYIKDLVRPDVLNDALKRLNNIDIDGILDIGYIEQLIEDNWMSPFPQCQITERPDKASAAILEGRIVIIADNSPFVLIIPATMNTFFQSAEDYYQRFGIMSFARLIRYASGVITVCLPAFYIAVASYHPSMLPMFLMLKMAGARAGVPFPTVVEVLIMDLAFELLREAGIRLPGPAGGTIGIVGGIIIGQAAVEAGLVSPIVVIIVALTGIASFAIPHVSLVNGFRLIKYVLMIFSAIFGLFGFWIGLIFVLIHLTSLKSFGIPYLFPYVSGSVNQYSDIKDTFLRLPLFMMKKRPFFARPDNSVRINMPNVGNIHKKE
- a CDS encoding GerAB/ArcD/ProY family transporter; translated protein: MFSINDKISIRQLQILILLNSFGTGVIVLPRHAAYYAGTDGWISVIIASGIALLSVWLITSLGRLFPSKSFFEYTAIIASKPVSCLLNVLLLFKIVMLISFELSFFGEIVKLIMLKETPFFIIILMLLLVSGYTSAKGFETRARIAEILIFIIFIPLILVFSLASLDVDFTNILPAFKSSPEAVLRGGLNCFSAFMGIEGLLLVNPYINKPAKVRSASLQMILITGIVFTAITVIAICRFGVSNIANQPWPVLEMMDTVDLPGSFIERQEALIMSFWIVSMFAIVNAGLFYGAVISKSVFKKGKHTYYVIAYIIIALLLTTFMHNTVEVYEKMSFLYLSSGIIYAVIIPAALLVLAKIRKVGGAYEKS
- a CDS encoding polysaccharide deacetylase family protein, with amino-acid sequence MFKLRLEKPPFVKPAFRKPRLKKLNFNKRKALKYTLSALILIGATLSFKTALERIYDAEEVFLTANAEEKKLPIYSVDTEGKKVALTFNAAWGSDDVDEILTILEENDVKSTFFFCGYWVDRYPDEVRKIYTKGHDIANHSDTHPHPNLLSLEKNKEEIMNVHEKVKELLGYEMKFYRPPFGEYNNTVIQAAEESGYYPVQWDVDSLDWKKLGVEHEINQVLNNKNLKDGSIILFHNDAEHTPAALGPIIKGLKEQGYEIVPLSELIHEEDYHINNEGRQILNSKKEETGLFN